Proteins found in one Micromonospora sp. WMMD1082 genomic segment:
- the manD gene encoding D-mannonate dehydratase ManD, which produces MKIVAADVIVSSPDRNFVTLKITTEDGITGLGDGTLNGRELSVASYLRDHVVPLLLGRDAHRIEDAWQFLYRSAYWRRGPVTMAAIAAVDVALWDIKAKAAGMPLYQLLGGASRTGIMAYGHASGRDLPELFDSIRAHLDLGFRSIRVQTSVPGINAVYGVATQPSADGKRYDYEPAQRIPLPAEEDWDTRAYLRHLPGVFEAVRNEFGPELPLLHDGHHRMTPIQAAKLGKALEPYDLFWLEDCTPAENQEALRLVRQHTTTPLAIGEIFNTVWDYQTLIREQLIDYVRSAVTHTGGITAMRKLLDFAAQYQIKSGIHGPTDISPVGMAAALHLDLAIHNFGIQEYMRHGALTNEVFRQSFTFADGYLHPGEQPGIGVELDEEAAARFPYQPAYLPFNRLKDGTVHDW; this is translated from the coding sequence GTGAAGATCGTCGCTGCCGACGTCATCGTCTCCAGCCCGGACCGCAACTTCGTCACCTTGAAGATCACGACGGAGGACGGCATCACCGGCCTGGGTGACGGTACGCTCAACGGCCGTGAACTCTCCGTCGCCTCGTACCTGCGCGATCACGTGGTGCCGTTGCTGCTCGGGCGGGACGCGCACCGTATCGAGGACGCGTGGCAGTTCCTGTACCGCTCGGCGTACTGGCGGCGCGGGCCGGTCACCATGGCCGCCATCGCCGCGGTCGACGTCGCGCTCTGGGACATCAAGGCCAAGGCCGCCGGAATGCCGCTCTATCAGCTGCTCGGCGGCGCGTCGCGCACCGGCATCATGGCGTACGGCCACGCCTCCGGCCGCGACCTGCCGGAGCTGTTCGACTCGATCCGCGCGCACCTCGACCTCGGCTTCCGGTCGATCCGGGTGCAGACCTCCGTGCCCGGCATCAACGCGGTGTACGGCGTCGCCACCCAGCCCAGCGCCGACGGCAAGCGCTACGACTACGAGCCGGCCCAGCGCATCCCGCTGCCGGCCGAGGAGGACTGGGACACCCGCGCCTACCTGCGTCACCTGCCCGGTGTGTTCGAGGCGGTCCGCAACGAGTTCGGGCCGGAGCTGCCGCTGCTGCACGACGGGCACCACCGGATGACCCCGATCCAGGCCGCGAAGCTCGGCAAGGCCCTCGAACCGTACGACCTGTTCTGGCTGGAGGACTGCACCCCGGCGGAGAACCAGGAGGCGCTGCGGTTGGTCCGCCAGCACACCACCACGCCGCTGGCCATCGGCGAGATCTTCAACACCGTCTGGGACTACCAGACCCTGATCCGGGAGCAGCTGATCGACTACGTGCGCTCCGCGGTCACCCACACCGGCGGCATCACCGCGATGCGCAAGCTGCTCGACTTCGCCGCGCAGTACCAGATCAAGTCGGGCATCCACGGCCCCACCGACATCTCGCCGGTCGGCATGGCCGCCGCCCTGCACCTGGACCTGGCCATCCACAACTTCGGCATCCAGGAGTACATGCGCCACGGTGCGCTCACCAACGAGGTGTTCCGGCAGTCGTTCACCTTCGCCGACGGCTACCTGCACCCGGGCGAGCAGCCCGGCATCGGTGTGGAGCTGGACGAGGAGGCGGCCGCGCGCTTCCCGTACCAGCCGGCGTACCTGCCGTTCAACCGGCTCAAGGACGGCACCGTTCATGACTGGTGA
- a CDS encoding AMP-dependent synthetase/ligase: MRETAVEPIVNGDDASLAEQVWRNAAEDPDAVQFVRPDPDPRSWPVRRSGRGGALPVTCRQFRDDVLAVARGLLAAGVAHGDRIGLLSRTRYEWTLVDYALWSVGAVTVPIYDTSSADQIRWILDDSGAIGCVVETADHAVTVADLRRDLPQFRQTWRIDAGELIELAARGRAVDAAEVDSRRRAVTGADVATIVYTSGTTGPPKGCVLTHRNISADIGNATAVLPQLLHPGASTVLFLPLAHAFARLIQVGMVHTRATMVHSADVSAVLDQLRRFRPTFILAVPRMFEKMHDQARHTAEDANRGWLFSLGETVALRYSRALDTTRGPGAPLRLAHLLFDLVGYRRLRAALGGRCRMAIVGGAPLGERLGHFFRGAGITVLEGYGLTETSPALTANLPTAMRIGTVGRPLPGVRIRIADDGEVHARGEVVFPGYWNNPEATREALIEDGWLRTGDLGQLDDDGFLRITGRTKEIMVTAAGKNLAPAPIEERIRAHPLVSQVMLVGDGRPYVAALVTVDPQAWQRWRDQHGHSGASVSALRESPQLRGEIQQAVDRANRTVSHAEQVKTFRILPRDLTEADGELTPTLKIKRDAVQKHFADDVAALYRGH, translated from the coding sequence GTGCGGGAGACAGCGGTCGAGCCGATCGTCAACGGCGATGACGCCAGCCTGGCGGAGCAGGTGTGGCGCAACGCGGCCGAGGATCCGGACGCGGTGCAGTTCGTCCGCCCGGACCCGGACCCCCGTTCGTGGCCGGTCCGCCGCTCCGGACGCGGCGGCGCCCTGCCGGTGACCTGCCGGCAGTTCCGCGACGACGTGCTCGCCGTGGCGCGCGGCCTGCTCGCCGCCGGGGTCGCCCACGGCGACCGGATCGGGTTGCTCAGCCGCACCCGTTACGAGTGGACGCTCGTCGACTACGCGCTCTGGTCGGTCGGGGCGGTGACGGTGCCGATCTACGACACCTCCAGCGCCGACCAGATCCGCTGGATCCTCGATGACTCCGGCGCGATCGGGTGCGTGGTGGAGACCGCCGACCACGCCGTCACCGTGGCCGACCTGCGGCGGGACCTGCCACAGTTTCGGCAGACCTGGCGCATCGACGCCGGCGAGCTCATCGAGCTCGCCGCGCGGGGCCGGGCCGTCGACGCCGCCGAGGTGGACAGCCGCCGTCGCGCGGTGACCGGTGCTGACGTCGCCACCATCGTCTACACCAGCGGCACCACCGGCCCGCCGAAGGGCTGCGTGCTGACCCACCGCAACATCTCCGCCGACATCGGCAACGCCACCGCCGTGCTACCGCAACTGCTGCATCCGGGCGCGTCGACGGTGCTGTTCCTGCCGCTGGCGCACGCCTTCGCCCGGCTGATCCAGGTCGGCATGGTGCACACGCGCGCCACGATGGTGCACAGTGCCGACGTCTCCGCGGTGCTCGACCAGCTGCGCCGGTTCCGGCCCACCTTCATCCTCGCCGTGCCCCGGATGTTCGAGAAGATGCACGACCAGGCCCGGCACACGGCCGAGGACGCGAACCGGGGGTGGCTGTTCAGCCTCGGCGAAACGGTGGCGCTGCGGTACAGCCGGGCCCTGGACACCACGCGCGGACCGGGAGCGCCGCTGCGCCTGGCTCACCTGCTGTTCGACCTGGTCGGTTACCGCAGGCTGCGCGCGGCGCTCGGCGGGCGGTGCCGGATGGCCATCGTGGGCGGCGCGCCGCTGGGGGAGCGGCTCGGGCACTTCTTCCGGGGCGCGGGCATCACCGTGCTGGAGGGGTACGGGTTGACCGAGACCTCTCCGGCGCTCACGGCGAACCTGCCGACGGCGATGCGGATCGGCACGGTCGGCCGGCCACTGCCCGGAGTGCGGATCCGCATCGCCGACGACGGCGAGGTCCACGCCCGTGGCGAGGTGGTGTTCCCTGGCTACTGGAACAACCCGGAGGCCACCCGGGAGGCGTTGATCGAGGACGGGTGGCTGCGCACCGGCGACCTCGGCCAGCTCGACGATGACGGCTTCCTGCGGATCACCGGCCGGACGAAGGAGATCATGGTCACGGCCGCCGGCAAGAACCTCGCGCCCGCGCCGATCGAGGAACGCATCCGGGCGCATCCGCTGGTCAGCCAGGTGATGCTGGTCGGCGACGGGCGTCCGTACGTCGCCGCGCTGGTCACCGTGGACCCGCAGGCGTGGCAGCGGTGGCGGGACCAGCACGGGCACTCCGGAGCGTCCGTGTCCGCGCTGCGCGAGAGCCCGCAGTTGCGGGGTGAGATCCAGCAGGCGGTCGACCGGGCCAACCGGACCGTCTCCCACGCAGAGCAGGTCAAGACCTTCCGGATCCTGCCCCGCGACCTCACCGAGGCCGACGGGGAGCTGACCCCCACCCTAAAGATCAAGCGGGACGCCGTGCAGAAACACTTCGCCGACGACGTCGCCGCCCTGTACCGCGGCCACTAG
- a CDS encoding sugar ABC transporter permease, with protein MPAVTAPSRAPSGASVMPDTPGWARWANDHRKWLFATPAMAFVAALIIFPLAWTVYLSLTDASGSVRAESEFIGFRNYVDVLTDTGRFWPAVARTAAFTGVALFFEVVLGMAIALLLWRPFRGERWVRVAILLPLVATPVAVGMMWRLIFDPNIGLANQALGWIGIGPQPWLAGQHTALPTTIFIDIWQWMPMVVLILLAGLTSLSDEPQEAAMIDGASAWQRFRHVTLPLLMPTVIVAILLRGIDALKTFDILYATKGRGGGSFHEVETLNVYAYGLSFDYNEYGLSSTVLILFFLIIIGSMWLLTSRRKGAGR; from the coding sequence ATGCCAGCAGTCACCGCCCCCAGCAGGGCGCCCAGCGGCGCCTCCGTCATGCCCGACACGCCCGGTTGGGCGCGTTGGGCCAACGACCATCGCAAGTGGCTCTTCGCGACCCCGGCCATGGCCTTCGTCGCCGCGCTGATCATCTTTCCGCTCGCCTGGACGGTCTACCTCAGCCTCACCGACGCCTCGGGGTCCGTCCGCGCCGAGTCGGAGTTCATCGGCTTCCGGAACTACGTCGACGTCCTCACCGACACCGGCCGGTTCTGGCCCGCGGTGGCGCGTACCGCGGCGTTCACCGGCGTCGCGTTGTTCTTCGAGGTCGTCCTGGGTATGGCGATCGCCCTGCTGCTGTGGCGCCCGTTCCGGGGCGAGAGGTGGGTGCGGGTCGCCATCCTCCTGCCGCTGGTCGCCACCCCGGTCGCCGTCGGCATGATGTGGCGGCTCATCTTCGACCCCAACATCGGCCTGGCCAACCAGGCGCTCGGGTGGATCGGCATCGGCCCGCAGCCGTGGCTCGCCGGTCAGCACACCGCGCTGCCCACCACGATCTTCATCGACATCTGGCAGTGGATGCCGATGGTGGTGCTGATCCTGCTCGCCGGGTTGACCTCGCTCTCCGACGAGCCGCAGGAGGCGGCGATGATCGACGGCGCGAGCGCCTGGCAGCGCTTCCGGCACGTCACCCTGCCGCTGCTGATGCCCACCGTGATCGTCGCGATCCTGCTGCGCGGCATCGACGCGCTGAAGACCTTCGACATCCTGTACGCGACCAAGGGCCGCGGCGGCGGCTCGTTCCACGAGGTGGAGACCCTCAACGTGTACGCGTACGGCCTGAGCTTCGACTACAACGAGTACGGCCTCTCCTCGACGGTGCTGATCCTGTTCTTCCTCATCATCATCGGCTCGATGTGGCTGCTCACCTCCCGCAGGAAGGGGGCCGGGCGATGA
- a CDS encoding TetR/AcrR family transcriptional regulator codes for MAATTRDRILDAAARVMRERGLANATTRQIAATAGYSEAALYKHFASKTELFVAVLNERVPGEFGALLGGLATRAGAGSVRDTLCEVASAAIDFYASTFPIAASIFSEPQLLAAHRDALRARGAGPQRVNDAIAGYLRAERDLGRIRAQAHPDRVAALLVGACFQRAFLHHLIVELADEHEQFAAGVVDELLAGLRPR; via the coding sequence ATGGCCGCGACGACCCGGGACCGCATCCTCGACGCCGCCGCGCGGGTCATGCGGGAACGTGGGCTGGCCAACGCCACCACCCGCCAGATCGCCGCGACCGCCGGCTACTCCGAGGCGGCCCTCTACAAACACTTCGCCAGCAAGACGGAGCTGTTCGTGGCGGTGCTCAACGAGCGCGTGCCCGGTGAGTTCGGCGCGCTGCTGGGCGGGCTGGCCACCCGAGCGGGCGCCGGCAGCGTCCGCGACACCCTGTGCGAGGTGGCCTCCGCCGCGATCGACTTCTACGCGTCCACCTTCCCGATCGCCGCGTCGATCTTCTCCGAACCGCAACTGCTGGCCGCGCACCGCGACGCGCTGCGCGCCCGCGGCGCAGGCCCGCAGCGCGTCAACGACGCGATCGCCGGCTATCTCCGTGCCGAACGTGACCTCGGCCGGATTCGGGCGCAGGCCCACCCCGACCGCGTCGCCGCCCTGCTCGTCGGCGCCTGCTTCCAGCGCGCCTTCCTGCACCACCTCATCGTCGAGCTGGCCGACGAGCACGAGCAGTTCGCTGCGGGCGTCGTCGACGAACTGCTCGCCGGCCTGCGTC
- the dgoD gene encoding galactonate dehydratase, protein MTTIARVETFLVAPRWLFVRVETTDGIVGWGEATCEGRSETVRTAVAQLSELLIGRDALRIEDHWQVLTKGSFYRGGPILASAVAGLDQALWDIAGKRYGAPVHQLLGGPVRDRIRVYGWVGGDEPGEVREQIAARVEAGLTAVKMNASGRMSPLASVAELDAVVQRVAAAREVLGDDRDVAVDFHGRFTLANARRVAPLLEPYRPLFLEEPVVPENSHLIGEFVRSTTTPVSTGERLYSRQEFLPVLQAGIAVAQPDLAHAGGITEVRKIAALAEVYDVQLAPHCPLGPIALAACLQVGFATPNYLIQEQSIGIHYNLGAEVLDYCVDQQPLTFVDGYVQRLTAPGLGIEIDEQAVRAADKRGHAWRSPTFRHLDGSYAEW, encoded by the coding sequence ATGACCACCATTGCCCGCGTCGAGACCTTCCTCGTCGCACCCCGCTGGCTGTTCGTCCGGGTGGAGACCACCGACGGCATCGTCGGCTGGGGCGAGGCGACCTGCGAGGGCCGCTCCGAGACCGTACGCACCGCCGTGGCGCAGCTCAGTGAGCTGTTGATCGGCCGGGACGCGCTGCGCATCGAGGACCACTGGCAGGTGCTGACCAAGGGCTCCTTCTACCGGGGCGGCCCGATCCTGGCCAGCGCCGTCGCCGGCCTCGACCAGGCGCTGTGGGACATCGCCGGCAAGCGGTACGGCGCGCCCGTGCACCAGCTGCTCGGCGGGCCGGTCCGGGACCGGATCCGGGTCTACGGCTGGGTCGGCGGTGACGAACCCGGCGAGGTCCGTGAGCAGATCGCCGCCCGGGTCGAGGCCGGGCTGACCGCCGTGAAGATGAACGCCTCCGGGCGGATGAGCCCGCTCGCCTCCGTCGCCGAACTCGACGCGGTGGTGCAGCGGGTGGCCGCCGCCCGGGAGGTGCTCGGCGACGACCGTGACGTGGCCGTCGACTTCCACGGCCGGTTCACCCTCGCCAACGCCCGTCGGGTGGCGCCGCTGCTGGAGCCGTACCGCCCGCTGTTCCTGGAGGAGCCGGTGGTGCCGGAGAACTCCCACCTGATCGGCGAGTTCGTCCGCTCCACCACCACGCCCGTCTCCACCGGGGAGCGGCTCTACAGTCGCCAGGAGTTCCTGCCGGTGCTCCAGGCCGGCATCGCGGTGGCCCAGCCGGACCTCGCGCACGCCGGCGGCATCACCGAGGTACGCAAGATCGCCGCGTTGGCGGAGGTCTACGACGTCCAGCTCGCCCCGCACTGCCCGCTCGGGCCGATCGCCCTGGCCGCCTGTCTCCAGGTCGGCTTCGCCACGCCGAACTACCTGATCCAGGAACAGAGCATCGGCATCCACTACAACCTCGGCGCGGAGGTGCTCGACTACTGCGTCGACCAGCAGCCGTTGACCTTCGTCGACGGGTACGTGCAGCGCCTCACCGCGCCCGGCCTCGGCATCGAGATCGACGAGCAGGCGGTACGCGCGGCGGACAAGCGCGGCCACGCCTGGCGCAGCCCCACCTTCCGGCACCTCGACGGCTCGTACGCGGAGTGGTGA
- a CDS encoding carbohydrate ABC transporter permease produces the protein MKPRTGFRVFRAVALVVVVLSLVAPLIWMIAASFKTNVDIYDSSKALVFTPTLDNYGTVLQQANYVQFIVNSLWVAFAATALSLLLGVPAAYSMSRFNMRKSALVVLMARVIPGVSLLVPWYYVFSNLRLVGGFSVLILSHMFVSLPLIVYIMMGFFDGLPEELEEAALVDGLTHIGAFRRITLPLSVPGIATAGILSFIFSWNNFMFALVLSGRSTKTLPVAIFDFVGYASIDWGGLMAATTVVTLPIMVIALFVQKYIVSGLTAGATKG, from the coding sequence ATGAAGCCACGCACCGGGTTCCGGGTATTCCGCGCCGTCGCGCTGGTCGTCGTGGTGCTCTCGCTGGTGGCGCCGCTGATCTGGATGATCGCCGCGTCCTTCAAGACCAACGTGGACATCTACGACTCCAGCAAGGCGCTGGTCTTCACGCCGACGCTGGACAACTACGGCACGGTGCTGCAGCAGGCCAACTACGTCCAGTTCATCGTCAACAGCCTCTGGGTGGCCTTCGCGGCGACGGCGCTGTCGTTGCTGCTCGGCGTGCCGGCGGCGTACTCGATGAGCCGGTTCAACATGCGCAAGTCGGCGCTGGTGGTGCTCATGGCCCGGGTCATCCCCGGTGTCTCGCTGCTGGTGCCCTGGTACTACGTCTTCTCGAACCTGCGCCTGGTCGGCGGCTTCAGCGTGCTGATCCTCAGCCACATGTTCGTGTCGCTGCCCCTGATCGTCTACATCATGATGGGCTTCTTCGACGGCCTGCCGGAGGAGTTGGAGGAGGCGGCGCTCGTCGACGGCCTTACCCACATCGGCGCGTTCCGCCGGATCACCCTGCCGCTGTCCGTGCCGGGCATCGCCACTGCGGGCATCCTGTCCTTCATCTTCTCCTGGAACAACTTCATGTTCGCCCTGGTGCTCTCCGGCCGGAGCACGAAGACGCTGCCCGTGGCGATCTTCGACTTCGTCGGCTACGCCAGCATCGACTGGGGCGGCCTGATGGCGGCGACCACCGTGGTCACCCTGCCGATCATGGTGATCGCGCTGTTCGTGCAGAAGTACATCGTCTCCGGGCTCACCGCCGGCGCGACGAAGGGCTGA
- a CDS encoding sugar kinase — MSARSTDPSERIDQTDGPGGIDLLTVGEALVSLRSPGPLAGGGTLSMHLAGAESNVAIGLARLGHRAAWVGRVSDDELGEFVLRQLRAEGVDTAAVRRDPERPPGLMFLERRTADVSRVRYHRAGSAGSALTVEDLRAPLAAGPRLLHLTGVTPALSDSAREAASWAVRTAAGAGIPVCLDVNYRAGLWSRETARATLSPLAGYASVVVASADELDLVAGPGADEADAVAGLLRRGVRTVLVKLGADGARAYTGDGVTHVAAVPVTAVDTVGAGDAFTAGYLSGHLDGLDLVDRLRRAVTLGAFAVAGDGDWEGLPRRDELSLIAGSVAGTTLR, encoded by the coding sequence ATGAGCGCGCGGAGCACTGACCCGAGCGAGCGAATCGACCAGACGGACGGGCCGGGCGGCATCGACCTGCTCACCGTCGGCGAGGCGCTGGTGTCGCTGCGCTCGCCCGGACCGCTGGCCGGTGGTGGGACGCTGAGCATGCACCTGGCCGGTGCGGAGTCGAACGTGGCGATCGGCCTGGCCCGGCTCGGTCACCGGGCCGCCTGGGTCGGCCGGGTCAGCGACGACGAGCTGGGTGAGTTCGTGCTGCGCCAGTTGCGCGCCGAGGGCGTGGACACGGCCGCCGTCCGCCGGGATCCGGAGCGGCCGCCCGGCCTGATGTTCCTGGAGCGGCGGACCGCCGACGTGTCCCGGGTGCGCTACCACCGGGCCGGCTCGGCGGGCTCGGCGCTGACCGTCGAGGACCTGCGCGCCCCGCTCGCCGCCGGCCCCCGGCTGCTGCACCTGACCGGGGTGACCCCGGCGCTGTCCGACAGCGCCCGGGAGGCCGCCAGCTGGGCCGTGCGTACGGCGGCCGGGGCGGGCATCCCCGTCTGCCTCGACGTGAACTACCGGGCCGGCCTGTGGTCACGCGAGACGGCCCGGGCGACCCTGTCCCCGCTGGCCGGGTACGCCTCGGTCGTCGTCGCCTCCGCCGACGAGCTGGATCTCGTCGCCGGGCCCGGTGCCGACGAAGCCGACGCGGTCGCCGGCCTGCTGCGGCGCGGCGTGCGGACGGTGCTGGTCAAGCTCGGCGCCGACGGCGCCCGCGCGTACACCGGCGACGGTGTCACGCACGTCGCGGCGGTGCCGGTGACCGCCGTGGACACCGTCGGTGCCGGCGACGCCTTCACCGCGGGCTACCTCTCGGGGCACCTCGACGGGCTGGACCTCGTCGACCGGCTCCGCCGCGCGGTGACCCTGGGCGCCTTCGCGGTCGCCGGCGACGGCGACTGGGAGGGCCTGCCCCGCCGCGACGAGTTGTCCCTGATCGCCGGCAGCGTGGCCGGCACCACCCTCCGCTGA
- a CDS encoding NAD(P)H-binding protein: MHLAILGATGRTGRHLVDQAIVAGHRVTAVVRDPNRFDQNQSGLAVRPLSTLTAEALAPLLTGTDAVLSTIGTRDSRKPTTVTADTATATVAAMRASGTRRLVVVSASGMHREGDDPLTRLLVKPVLGRILRHAFADMLRMEEIVARSGLDWTLLRPPRLTDRPAAGSYRTALDRNVRGGFQLTRADLAACLLRCLHEPAWSRHAVSVAH, translated from the coding sequence ATGCACCTCGCGATCCTCGGTGCCACCGGGCGCACCGGCCGGCACCTGGTTGATCAGGCCATCGTCGCCGGTCACCGCGTGACAGCCGTGGTGCGCGACCCGAACCGGTTCGACCAGAATCAGTCCGGACTGGCCGTGCGGCCACTGTCCACACTCACCGCCGAGGCGCTCGCGCCCCTGCTGACCGGCACAGACGCGGTGTTGTCCACCATCGGCACCCGCGACAGCCGGAAACCCACCACCGTGACCGCCGACACGGCCACCGCGACCGTTGCGGCGATGCGCGCCAGCGGCACGCGGCGGCTGGTCGTGGTCAGCGCCAGTGGCATGCACCGCGAAGGCGACGATCCGCTGACCCGGCTACTGGTCAAACCGGTACTCGGTCGGATCCTGCGGCACGCGTTCGCCGACATGCTGCGGATGGAGGAGATCGTGGCTCGGAGCGGCCTGGACTGGACGCTGCTCCGCCCGCCCCGGCTCACCGACCGGCCCGCCGCCGGCAGCTATCGCACCGCGCTGGACCGCAACGTGCGCGGTGGATTCCAGCTGACCCGCGCCGACCTGGCCGCCTGCCTGCTGCGCTGCCTGCACGAGCCGGCCTGGAGCCGGCACGCCGTTTCCGTCGCCCACTGA
- a CDS encoding GDSL-type esterase/lipase family protein — MTATREPDPRPTSPPTASRRRWRRIVVPVLTVVVAAVTAVAALAYPAFLRSPAGSPGQLCAQGRPGDTDQVVVAAGASLTHGSLSADWVGALRGRLGAAGYTFVNAGRNGNTSQDLRERLDADVVSCRPNAVALLIGTNDVLGDVGPDRYRANLEAIVDHLRATTTARIALLSLPPLGEDLDSARNQELERYNATIREVTITRQLAYLPLHEQLTALLHGREDAAAGYDFSFPLAFYVAFERYVLRNSWDEIADGNGLRVLTDHVHLSDRGGTVVADLVAGWLGSAS; from the coding sequence ATGACCGCCACCCGCGAACCCGATCCTCGACCCACCAGCCCACCGACCGCATCCCGGCGACGCTGGCGACGGATCGTCGTGCCGGTACTCACCGTGGTCGTCGCCGCCGTGACGGCCGTCGCAGCGCTGGCGTATCCCGCATTTCTCCGGTCTCCCGCAGGGTCGCCGGGCCAGCTCTGCGCTCAGGGCCGCCCCGGTGACACGGACCAGGTAGTGGTCGCCGCCGGGGCCAGTTTGACCCACGGCTCGCTGAGCGCGGACTGGGTCGGCGCCCTTCGTGGGCGGCTCGGCGCGGCCGGCTACACCTTCGTCAACGCCGGCCGCAACGGCAACACCAGCCAGGACCTGCGGGAGCGCCTCGACGCCGACGTGGTGTCCTGCCGTCCAAACGCGGTGGCGCTGCTGATCGGCACCAACGACGTGTTGGGCGATGTCGGGCCGGATCGGTACCGGGCGAACCTGGAGGCCATCGTCGATCACCTCCGGGCAACGACCACCGCGCGGATCGCCCTGCTCTCCCTTCCACCTCTCGGCGAGGACCTCGACTCTGCCCGCAATCAGGAGCTGGAACGCTACAACGCCACGATCCGGGAGGTCACCATCACGCGTCAGCTGGCGTACCTTCCGCTGCACGAACAGCTCACCGCGCTGCTGCACGGGCGGGAGGACGCTGCCGCCGGCTACGACTTCAGCTTCCCGCTGGCCTTCTACGTCGCCTTCGAGCGATACGTGCTGCGCAACAGTTGGGACGAGATCGCCGACGGCAACGGCCTGCGTGTGTTGACCGACCACGTCCATCTCAGCGATCGCGGCGGCACAGTCGTCGCCGACCTCGTCGCGGGCTGGCTCGGCAGCGCCAGCTAG
- a CDS encoding bifunctional 4-hydroxy-2-oxoglutarate aldolase/2-dehydro-3-deoxy-phosphogluconate aldolase — translation MTLDLTAELASTRLLAIIRGTDTAAAIAAGTALLAEGVSIIEVALTTPGALRAVEALRAAAPAGGLVGAGTVLTGADVADAAAAGAQFVVTPAVVESIGEAARRGLPVAAGALTPTEAYTAMRLGASAVKLFPASVGGPAYLRAVRDPFPDIPFVAVGGVGPAELPAYLAAGAIAVGVGGPLVGDAASGGDLDALRERARAHLAAIGRTAAS, via the coding sequence ATGACTCTGGATCTCACCGCCGAACTCGCCTCGACCCGCCTGCTGGCCATCATTCGGGGCACCGACACCGCCGCCGCGATCGCGGCCGGCACCGCCCTGCTGGCCGAGGGCGTGTCGATCATCGAGGTGGCGCTGACCACCCCCGGCGCGTTGCGGGCCGTCGAGGCGCTGCGGGCGGCCGCCCCGGCGGGCGGCCTGGTCGGCGCCGGCACGGTGCTCACCGGCGCCGACGTGGCCGACGCGGCCGCGGCCGGCGCCCAGTTCGTGGTCACCCCGGCCGTGGTCGAGTCGATCGGCGAGGCGGCCCGCCGTGGCCTGCCGGTGGCCGCCGGCGCCCTCACGCCCACCGAGGCGTACACGGCGATGCGGCTCGGGGCCAGCGCGGTCAAGCTGTTCCCGGCCTCGGTGGGCGGGCCGGCATACCTCAGGGCGGTGCGCGACCCGTTCCCGGACATCCCGTTCGTCGCGGTCGGCGGGGTGGGCCCGGCCGAGCTGCCCGCCTACCTGGCGGCCGGGGCGATCGCGGTCGGCGTCGGCGGGCCGCTGGTGGGCGACGCCGCCTCCGGCGGCGATCTCGACGCGCTGCGCGAGCGGGCCCGCGCCCATCTCGCGGCGATCGGTCGCACGGCGGCATCATGA
- a CDS encoding gluconokinase — protein MTGDLPTRHVVVMGVSGAGKTTVARGVAGLTGLTFAEADEFHSEANVDRMRAGVPLDDAARWPWLRALADWMTSRHREGVSTVLACSALKRSYRDLLRQGPPRVDFVHLHGPTEVIRDRMSLRAGHYMPESLLDSQTATLEPLWPDEPGLVLDLQLPTETLITATITQLALPRLTIPATPPVNPR, from the coding sequence ATGACTGGTGACCTGCCGACCCGGCACGTCGTGGTGATGGGTGTGTCCGGTGCGGGCAAGACGACCGTGGCGCGGGGGGTGGCCGGGCTGACCGGGCTGACCTTCGCCGAGGCCGACGAGTTCCACTCGGAGGCGAACGTGGACCGGATGCGGGCCGGCGTGCCGCTGGACGACGCCGCCCGCTGGCCGTGGCTGCGGGCGCTGGCGGACTGGATGACCTCGCGCCACCGGGAGGGGGTGTCGACGGTGCTGGCCTGCTCGGCGCTCAAGCGCTCCTACCGCGACCTGCTGCGGCAGGGCCCGCCGAGGGTGGACTTCGTGCACCTGCACGGGCCGACCGAGGTCATCCGGGACCGGATGTCGCTGCGCGCCGGCCACTACATGCCGGAGAGCCTGCTCGACTCGCAGACCGCCACCCTGGAGCCGTTGTGGCCGGACGAGCCGGGCCTGGTCCTGGACCTCCAACTCCCCACCGAAACGCTGATCACCGCCACCATCACCCAGCTGGCCCTACCCCGCCTGACCATCCCCGCCACCCCACCCGTCAACCCCCGCTGA